The Corynebacterium suranareeae genome window below encodes:
- the dapC gene encoding succinyldiaminopimelate transaminase, translated as MTSRTPLVSVLPDFPWDSLAGAKAKAASHPDGIVNLSVGTPVDPVAPSIQIALAEAAGFSGYPQTIGTPELRAAIKGALERRYNMTKLVDASLLPVVGTKEAIALLPFALGISGTVVIPEVAYPTYEVAVVAAGCTAMRSDSLFKLGPQIPAMMFINSPSNPTGKVLGIPHLRKVVKWAQENNVILAADECYLGLGWDDENPPISILDPRVCDGDHTNLIAIHSLSKTSNLASYRAGYLVGDPALIGELTEVRKNLGLMVPYPIQQAMIAALNDDDQEAGQKLIYAKRRAKLMRGLLESGFRVDNSEAGLYLWATRDEPCRDTVDWFAERGILVAPGDFYGPRGTQHVRVAMTETDERIDAFVSRLG; from the coding sequence ATGACCTCTCGTACCCCGCTTGTTTCTGTTCTTCCTGATTTTCCGTGGGATTCGCTCGCCGGCGCAAAAGCTAAGGCCGCGTCGCACCCGGATGGAATTGTTAATCTTTCTGTTGGAACACCGGTTGATCCGGTCGCGCCCAGCATTCAGATAGCGCTCGCAGAAGCAGCGGGGTTTTCGGGTTACCCACAAACCATCGGCACCCCGGAACTCCGCGCAGCCATTAAGGGCGCGCTTGAGCGGCGCTACAACATGACAAAGCTTGTCGACGCCTCCCTCCTCCCCGTCGTGGGCACCAAGGAAGCCATCGCGCTGCTGCCTTTCGCATTGGGCATTTCCGGAACCGTGGTTATCCCCGAAGTTGCCTACCCAACGTACGAGGTAGCAGTGGTGGCTGCAGGGTGCACTGCGATGCGCTCGGATTCATTGTTCAAGCTTGGCCCGCAGATCCCAGCGATGATGTTTATCAATTCACCATCGAACCCCACTGGCAAAGTATTGGGCATTCCGCACTTGCGCAAGGTGGTGAAGTGGGCTCAGGAAAACAACGTGATCCTAGCTGCTGATGAATGCTACCTGGGTCTTGGTTGGGACGATGAAAACCCACCAATTTCCATTCTGGACCCACGTGTATGCGATGGTGACCACACCAATTTGATCGCGATTCATTCGCTGTCTAAAACCTCAAACCTTGCTTCCTACCGTGCGGGCTACCTTGTGGGTGATCCAGCTTTAATTGGTGAGCTCACCGAAGTGCGAAAGAACCTCGGCTTGATGGTTCCATACCCAATCCAGCAGGCCATGATCGCGGCTTTAAACGATGATGACCAAGAAGCCGGACAGAAGCTTATTTACGCGAAACGGCGCGCCAAGCTGATGCGTGGTCTGCTGGAATCAGGTTTCCGTGTGGACAATTCTGAAGCTGGACTTTACCTCTGGGCAACCCGCGATGAGCCTTGCCGTGATACCGTAGATTGGTTCGCTGAGCGGGGAATTTTGGTAGCACCAGGAGACTTCTACGGTCCTCGTGGCACCCAACACGTGCGTGTTGCCATGACTGAGACCGATGAACGTATCGATGCCTTTGTTTCTCGCCTGGGCTAA
- a CDS encoding HNH endonuclease signature motif containing protein, whose amino-acid sequence MIQEIYFSHNNPHDPYAHYTTDINRDTHQLWVTLTTDSDNMDADSFITEVIRITGFSRHEVNNGLNAMAAMTNLPHLRAIQERYFFLSIRYLSSIMVAVAKADPALWEELDLRITDALTPVTNGEVMIQSSTLAKRIATWIKELDPESTNTTPQTEDYVKVTTTDDATYVRIKISGHDRHLLNDLLNKLAEQEMDLPEAFMAFITSQMDVKITKYLYSPHHHPEQLWSPDDGDIDPKAYAHATLVCTKDLDEVAERTEKSYTPSEKMKALIRARDGHCRFPGCCVPASKCQVDHIIPWDQGGPTAEWNLQLLCQRHHNMKTDHRYEAEANGMAEIKWIGPMDVPAITRPAGPLVKQMPRGIWGQLLRDRMQARFERLRDHALNKED is encoded by the coding sequence ATGATCCAAGAAATCTACTTCAGCCACAACAACCCACACGACCCATACGCCCACTACACCACCGACATCAACCGCGACACCCACCAACTCTGGGTCACACTCACCACCGACTCAGACAACATGGACGCAGACTCCTTTATCACCGAAGTCATCCGCATCACCGGCTTCTCCCGCCACGAAGTCAACAACGGCCTCAACGCTATGGCCGCCATGACCAACCTCCCACACTTGCGTGCTATCCAAGAACGCTACTTCTTCCTCAGCATCCGCTACCTTTCCTCCATCATGGTCGCCGTCGCCAAAGCAGACCCTGCCCTATGGGAAGAACTCGACCTACGCATCACCGACGCTTTAACCCCAGTCACCAACGGCGAAGTGATGATCCAATCCTCCACCCTGGCAAAACGTATCGCCACCTGGATCAAAGAACTCGACCCAGAAAGCACCAACACCACCCCACAGACCGAGGACTACGTCAAAGTCACCACCACCGATGACGCCACCTATGTCCGCATCAAAATCAGCGGCCATGACCGCCACCTACTCAATGACTTACTGAACAAGCTTGCCGAACAGGAGATGGACCTACCTGAAGCATTCATGGCGTTTATCACCAGCCAAATGGACGTGAAGATCACTAAGTATCTCTATAGCCCTCATCATCATCCTGAGCAGCTGTGGTCACCTGATGATGGTGATATTGATCCTAAGGCCTATGCTCATGCGACCTTGGTGTGCACCAAGGATCTGGATGAGGTGGCAGAGCGTACGGAGAAGTCCTACACCCCGAGTGAGAAGATGAAAGCCCTAATCAGGGCGAGGGATGGGCATTGCCGCTTCCCAGGGTGCTGTGTCCCTGCGAGTAAGTGCCAAGTCGACCACATCATCCCGTGGGACCAGGGCGGCCCCACAGCAGAGTGGAACCTGCAGTTGTTGTGCCAGCGGCATCACAATATGAAAACCGATCACCGCTATGAGGCTGAGGCTAATGGGATGGCGGAGATTAAGTGGATCGGGCCGATGGATGTCCCAGCGATCACCAGACCTGCGGGACCTTTGGTGAAGCAGATGCCGAGAGGGATCTGGGGTCAGTTGCTGCGTGATCGTATGCAGGCTCGGTTTGAACGCCTCCGCGACCACGCACTCAACAAAGAAGACTAG
- a CDS encoding DapH/DapD/GlmU-related protein, translating into MSENVRGAQAIGIANIAMDGTVLDTWYPEPQIFNPQQWAERYPLAVGTTRLGANELTPRMLQLVKLDQDRLVEQVAVRTIIPDLAQPPVDAHDVYLRLHLLSHRLVRPHEMHMQNALELLSNVVWTNKGPCLPENFEWVRGALRSRGLIHVYCVDRLPRMVDYVVPPGVRISEAKRVRLGAYLAPGTSVLREGFVSFNSGTIGAAKIEGRLSSGVVIGEGSEIGLSSTIMSPRDEKRRRLQLTIGKNCHFGVSSGIIGVSLGDNCEIGNNIVLDSDTPIWFADAKEYRTVNSIEGQSNWSIKRETGYHEPVARQKP; encoded by the coding sequence TTGAGTGAAAATGTTCGTGGAGCCCAAGCAATTGGCATTGCAAACATCGCTATGGATGGAACAGTCCTGGATACGTGGTATCCAGAACCTCAGATTTTCAACCCTCAGCAATGGGCCGAGCGATACCCACTCGCGGTAGGCACCACGCGGCTTGGTGCGAATGAGCTCACACCGCGAATGCTGCAATTAGTCAAACTCGATCAAGATCGACTGGTCGAGCAAGTTGCGGTTCGCACCATCATTCCAGATCTTGCCCAACCACCAGTCGACGCTCACGATGTTTACCTGCGTTTACATTTGCTCTCTCACCGATTAGTTCGGCCGCATGAAATGCATATGCAAAATGCCCTAGAGCTGCTGTCCAATGTTGTATGGACAAACAAGGGTCCGTGTCTGCCAGAAAACTTTGAATGGGTCCGCGGAGCTTTGCGCTCCCGAGGATTAATCCACGTGTATTGCGTAGACCGACTTCCACGCATGGTCGACTATGTTGTTCCTCCTGGTGTACGCATTTCCGAAGCAAAGCGTGTGCGTCTCGGAGCGTATCTTGCTCCTGGCACATCAGTGCTTCGTGAAGGTTTTGTATCGTTTAACTCCGGCACAATAGGTGCTGCCAAAATTGAAGGGCGCTTAAGTTCTGGAGTCGTCATCGGTGAAGGTTCTGAAATTGGATTGTCCTCCACCATCATGTCACCGAGGGATGAGAAGCGTAGGCGCCTGCAATTGACCATTGGCAAAAACTGCCACTTCGGAGTGAGCTCAGGAATCATCGGCGTCAGTCTCGGTGATAACTGCGAAATCGGAAACAACATTGTGCTAGATTCCGATACCCCCATTTGGTTTGCCGACGCAAAAGAATACCGAACCGTTAATTCAATCGAAGGCCAGTCCAATTGGTCGATTAAGCGCGAAACGGGATACCACGAGCCAGTTGCACGCCAAAAACCCTAA
- the fdxA gene encoding ferredoxin, translating into MTYTIAQPCVDVMDRACVEECPVDCIYEGKRSLYIHPDECVDCGACEPACPVEAIFYEDDVPDEWIDYNDANAAFFDDLGSPGGAAKLGPQDFDHPLIAALPPQA; encoded by the coding sequence ATGACCTACACAATCGCACAGCCCTGCGTTGACGTTATGGATCGTGCCTGCGTTGAAGAATGCCCGGTTGACTGCATCTACGAGGGTAAGCGCTCGCTGTACATCCACCCGGATGAGTGCGTGGACTGTGGTGCATGTGAGCCTGCTTGCCCAGTTGAGGCAATCTTCTACGAAGACGATGTTCCAGACGAGTGGATCGATTACAACGATGCCAACGCTGCATTTTTCGACGATCTGGGCTCTCCAGGTGGTGCAGCAAAGCTTGGTCCACAAGATTTTGATCACCCATTGATCGCTGCGTTGCCTCCTCAGGCATAA
- the folP gene encoding dihydropteroate synthase, protein MSSLPVIMAIVNRTPDSFYDKGATFEDTAALKRAAEVIEQGAGIVDIGGVKAGPGDFVSAEEEIERVVPIIAAVRERFPDIDISVDTWRASVADVAVRNGATLINDTWAGHDPELVQVAGQNKVGYVCSHTGGVIPRTRPHRVHFDDVVADVISETTKLAELAVAAGVPERRVFIDPTHDFGKNTFHGLELLRRIDEVVATGWPVLMALSNKDFIGETLDRGVDKRVSGTLAATAWAAARGVAAFRVHEVAETFDVLQMTAAIMGDVQPLNTIRGLA, encoded by the coding sequence ATGAGTTCTTTGCCGGTCATCATGGCCATCGTCAATCGCACCCCGGATTCTTTCTATGACAAGGGTGCGACATTTGAGGACACCGCTGCGCTTAAAAGGGCAGCAGAAGTAATTGAACAAGGTGCAGGCATTGTCGATATTGGTGGTGTGAAAGCCGGGCCTGGTGATTTCGTATCTGCGGAGGAAGAAATTGAGCGGGTAGTGCCAATTATCGCTGCGGTGCGTGAACGTTTCCCAGATATTGATATTTCTGTGGACACGTGGCGTGCCTCTGTGGCAGATGTGGCCGTTCGCAACGGTGCGACGCTGATCAATGATACTTGGGCAGGCCATGATCCTGAGTTGGTGCAGGTAGCAGGCCAAAACAAGGTGGGATATGTCTGTTCTCATACCGGGGGAGTGATCCCTAGGACCAGGCCTCATCGAGTGCATTTTGATGATGTTGTTGCCGATGTGATTTCTGAAACCACAAAGTTAGCTGAGCTAGCAGTTGCAGCCGGGGTGCCAGAGAGGCGGGTGTTTATTGATCCGACTCATGATTTTGGCAAGAACACTTTTCATGGACTTGAACTTTTGCGCAGGATCGATGAAGTGGTGGCAACAGGGTGGCCGGTGCTCATGGCGCTAAGTAATAAGGATTTCATTGGGGAAACCTTGGATAGGGGCGTCGATAAGCGTGTTTCTGGCACGCTTGCGGCCACTGCCTGGGCTGCGGCGCGCGGGGTTGCGGCTTTTCGCGTGCATGAGGTGGCAGAAACCTTTGATGTGTTGCAGATGACTGCGGCGATTATGGGCGATGTGCAGCCGTTAAACACCATTCGGGGGCTTGCGTGA
- the aroP gene encoding aromatic amino acid transport protein AroP produces MASTKTTSSTSNEGLGTGLRTRHLTMMGLGSAIGAGLFLGTGVGIRAAGPAVLVAYIIAGAIVVLVMQMLGEMAAARPASGSFSRYGEDAFGHWAGFSLGWLYWFMLIMVMGAEMTGAAAIMGAWFGVDPWIPSLVCVVFFAVVNLAAVRGFGEFEYWFAFIKVAVIIAFLIIGIALIFGLLPGTTFVGTSNFIGDHGFMPNGLSGVAAALLAVAFAFGGIEIVTIAAAESDKPREAISLAVRAVIWRISVFYLGSVLVITFLMPFESITGADTAADSPFTQILSMANIPGVVGFMEAIIVLALLSAFNAQIYATSRLVFSMSNRQDAPRIFGKLSTSNVPTNAVLLSMFFAFVSVGLQYWNPAGLLDFLLNAVGGCLLVVWAMIALSQLKLRKEIQENGEISTVRMWAHPWLGILTLVLLAGLVILMLGDAGSRNQVYSVAIVYGFLVLLSFATVNSPLRGGRTPSDLN; encoded by the coding sequence ATGGCTTCCACCAAAACTACTTCATCCACATCTAATGAAGGGCTGGGAACCGGACTTCGGACCCGCCACCTCACAATGATGGGACTTGGCTCCGCAATCGGTGCCGGTTTGTTCCTCGGCACTGGCGTGGGTATCCGCGCGGCAGGCCCAGCCGTGCTCGTGGCATACATCATCGCCGGCGCGATCGTTGTGCTTGTCATGCAGATGCTCGGCGAGATGGCTGCTGCACGTCCCGCTTCAGGATCATTTTCACGTTACGGCGAAGACGCCTTTGGCCACTGGGCTGGATTCTCCCTGGGTTGGCTGTATTGGTTCATGCTCATCATGGTGATGGGCGCAGAGATGACCGGTGCAGCTGCCATCATGGGTGCGTGGTTTGGTGTTGACCCCTGGATTCCTTCGTTGGTTTGTGTTGTATTTTTCGCTGTCGTCAACCTTGCAGCTGTGCGTGGCTTTGGTGAGTTTGAATACTGGTTTGCGTTCATCAAAGTTGCGGTGATCATCGCGTTTCTTATCATTGGCATCGCATTAATTTTTGGATTGCTGCCAGGCACTACTTTTGTCGGAACTTCTAACTTCATCGGTGATCATGGTTTCATGCCAAATGGACTTTCGGGAGTTGCCGCTGCTTTGCTCGCGGTGGCTTTTGCATTCGGCGGTATTGAAATTGTCACCATTGCTGCCGCAGAATCAGATAAACCTCGCGAAGCTATTTCCCTTGCTGTCCGCGCAGTTATTTGGCGAATCTCAGTGTTCTATTTGGGCTCTGTTTTGGTGATTACTTTCCTTATGCCTTTCGAGAGCATCACTGGTGCAGACACAGCTGCAGATTCACCATTTACTCAAATTTTGTCCATGGCGAATATCCCTGGCGTCGTTGGTTTTATGGAAGCAATTATCGTTCTCGCGTTGCTTTCTGCTTTCAACGCCCAAATTTATGCAACCTCACGTCTAGTGTTTTCCATGTCTAATCGACAAGATGCCCCACGAATCTTTGGAAAACTCAGCACCAGCAATGTCCCCACCAATGCTGTGCTGCTTTCCATGTTTTTCGCATTCGTATCCGTAGGTTTGCAGTACTGGAATCCAGCTGGGTTGCTTGATTTCCTTCTCAATGCCGTAGGTGGCTGCCTGCTTGTTGTTTGGGCAATGATCGCGTTATCCCAGTTGAAACTCCGCAAAGAAATCCAAGAAAACGGTGAAATTTCTACTGTGCGGATGTGGGCTCACCCTTGGCTCGGAATCCTGACCTTGGTGCTGCTGGCTGGGCTGGTGATCCTCATGCTCGGCGATGCAGGTTCACGCAACCAGGTTTACTCCGTTGCTATTGTTTATGGATTCTTAGTGCTGTTGTCTTTTGCCACAGTAAATAGTCCACTACGTGGTGGCCGCACACCATCCGACTTGAACTGA
- the dapE gene encoding succinyl-diaminopimelate desuccinylase — protein MDFHSTFEPNLEEPKLDLLGDPITLTQRLVDIPSPSGQEKQIADAIEGALRSLNLPGVEVFRFNNNVLARTNKGMSSRVMLAGHIDTVPIADNLPSRTENGIMYGCGTVDMKSGLAVYLHTFATLASSPELKHDLTMIAYECEEVADHLNGLGHIRTAHPEWLEADLALLGEPTGGWIEAGCQGNLRIKVTAHGVRAHSARSWLGDNAMHKLSPIIAKIAAYQPAEVNIDGLTYREGLNIVFCETGVANNVIPDLAWMNINFRFAPNRDLNEAVEHVVSTLELDGFDGIEWAVEDGAGGALPGLGQQVTSGLIDAVGREKIRAKFGWTDVSRFSAMGIPALNFGAGDPSFAHKRDEQCPVEQITEVAGILRRYLSA, from the coding sequence GTGGATTTTCATTCGACCTTTGAACCTAACCTTGAAGAACCTAAGCTAGATCTTCTCGGCGATCCGATTACTCTGACGCAACGTTTGGTAGATATACCGAGTCCGTCGGGTCAGGAAAAGCAGATTGCAGATGCGATTGAAGGTGCACTTAGATCTCTAAATCTACCTGGTGTAGAAGTCTTCCGCTTCAATAACAATGTTCTTGCGCGCACCAACAAAGGTATGTCATCCCGAGTGATGCTTGCAGGTCACATCGATACAGTGCCCATTGCAGATAACCTTCCGAGCCGAACGGAAAATGGCATCATGTATGGCTGTGGCACGGTGGATATGAAGTCCGGTTTGGCTGTGTATCTGCATACTTTTGCCACGCTGGCTTCCAGTCCGGAACTTAAGCATGATCTTACGATGATTGCGTATGAGTGCGAGGAAGTTGCCGATCACCTCAACGGTTTAGGCCATATTCGCACTGCACACCCCGAGTGGCTTGAGGCTGATTTGGCCTTGCTCGGCGAGCCCACCGGTGGCTGGATTGAGGCTGGTTGCCAGGGCAATTTACGCATTAAGGTCACAGCTCATGGGGTGCGTGCGCATTCAGCGAGAAGCTGGCTTGGTGATAACGCGATGCATAAACTATCTCCGATTATCGCTAAAATTGCTGCCTATCAACCCGCAGAAGTCAACATTGATGGCTTGACCTACCGGGAAGGTCTCAACATTGTATTTTGTGAGACTGGTGTTGCCAACAACGTCATTCCAGATCTTGCATGGATGAATATCAATTTCCGTTTCGCACCAAACCGCGATCTCAATGAGGCAGTTGAGCACGTAGTCAGCACGCTTGAGCTGGACGGGTTCGACGGTATTGAATGGGCCGTAGAAGACGGGGCAGGCGGCGCCCTTCCGGGCCTGGGGCAGCAGGTGACAAGCGGGCTTATCGACGCGGTCGGCCGCGAAAAAATCCGCGCAAAATTCGGATGGACAGATGTGTCACGATTTTCTGCGATGGGAATTCCCGCGCTTAACTTTGGTGCAGGGGATCCAAGCTTCGCACACAAACGTGATGAGCAATGCCCGGTGGAACAAATCACGGAGGTGGCTGGAATCTTGAGGCGTTACTTGAGCGCATAG
- the mshB gene encoding N-acetyl-1-D-myo-inositol-2-amino-2-deoxy-alpha-D-glucopyranoside deacetylase has protein sequence MWNNDLSGARVVAVHAHPDDEAITTGGVLADLAARGADVTVITCTLGEQGEVIGDTFAQLVNGDADQLGGFRIHELYASLEILGVRGIHLGGAGCWRDSGMVGDPANEHPRAFIHSGERAVNQLRELLEQLRPHLLITYGPDGGYGHPDHIRAHEITHAAAGDTPRILWAVSDRKELDEGLEAITQTPDGWGAGELAAVDSVDLAVELSDEVYAKKVESMRAHATQLWIADGSISRTNPVAAHAATSQTGVKVWALSNLIAQPIMRHEHYQLGHGVPLPEGATGVLDGLEF, from the coding sequence ATGTGGAACAATGATCTGTCGGGTGCCCGAGTGGTAGCAGTCCACGCGCATCCTGATGATGAAGCAATCACAACGGGTGGTGTGCTGGCGGATCTTGCAGCTCGAGGCGCAGATGTCACGGTGATTACGTGCACTTTGGGGGAACAAGGTGAAGTGATCGGTGATACGTTTGCGCAACTTGTCAATGGGGATGCAGATCAGCTTGGTGGATTTAGGATTCATGAGCTGTATGCCTCTTTAGAGATTTTGGGTGTGCGTGGCATTCATTTGGGTGGCGCTGGTTGTTGGCGTGATTCAGGAATGGTGGGGGATCCTGCAAATGAGCATCCTCGTGCGTTTATTCACTCGGGTGAGCGTGCAGTAAACCAGCTGCGTGAGTTGCTTGAGCAATTGCGTCCGCATTTGTTGATCACCTATGGGCCAGATGGAGGGTATGGGCATCCTGATCACATTCGCGCGCACGAGATTACGCATGCAGCAGCCGGAGATACCCCGAGGATTTTGTGGGCTGTCAGCGATCGTAAGGAGTTAGACGAAGGCCTCGAGGCAATCACTCAGACCCCTGATGGTTGGGGCGCTGGAGAGCTTGCTGCGGTTGATTCTGTTGATCTGGCTGTTGAACTCAGCGATGAGGTATATGCCAAAAAGGTTGAATCTATGCGCGCTCATGCTACTCAACTCTGGATTGCAGATGGATCTATATCCCGTACCAATCCAGTTGCTGCGCATGCCGCCACTAGCCAAACAGGAGTGAAAGTGTGGGCGCTGTCGAATTTGATCGCGCAGCCCATTATGCGCCACGAACACTATCAACTAGGCCACGGCGTTCCACTGCCAGAGGGAGCCACGGGAGTGCTCGACGGACTGGAGTTCTGA
- a CDS encoding GtrA family protein: MNSKQKTWGSRFLRASRQFIKFGIVGGSGTLVNLAVAALSKKIAGWTVGIHESDAFMNLLGSSFHIRWYHVFMTIAFLVANTWNYQLNRMWTFKTATIVSWWKGFFPFLATGLVAFIASQVVATLLMNETSPIALSSELFDDSTGFRTKFYWALVISIFVSMPVNFIVNKYWTFKKPKTRVVLESDPV; the protein is encoded by the coding sequence TTGAATTCCAAGCAAAAAACCTGGGGTAGTCGATTTTTGAGGGCTTCCAGGCAGTTCATCAAGTTTGGAATCGTTGGTGGCTCTGGAACGCTGGTTAACCTGGCGGTAGCGGCGTTGTCTAAGAAGATAGCTGGATGGACCGTTGGCATTCATGAAAGCGATGCTTTTATGAACTTGCTTGGCTCCTCATTCCACATCCGTTGGTATCACGTGTTCATGACCATTGCGTTCCTTGTGGCTAACACGTGGAACTACCAGCTCAACCGCATGTGGACCTTCAAGACAGCAACGATCGTGTCCTGGTGGAAAGGTTTTTTCCCCTTCCTTGCAACTGGTCTTGTGGCGTTTATAGCTAGCCAGGTTGTGGCTACACTGCTAATGAATGAAACATCACCAATTGCCTTGTCGTCGGAGCTCTTTGATGATTCAACAGGCTTCCGTACTAAGTTCTATTGGGCGTTGGTGATTTCCATCTTTGTCTCCATGCCAGTGAACTTCATTGTGAATAAGTACTGGACCTTCAAGAAGCCGAAAACAAGAGTGGTTCTGGAATCTGATCCGGTTTAG
- a CDS encoding LOG family protein — translation MAPKQTPSPEKNRNLVGPVLQRRQTEGTFDQRLLEMRADHDWKHADPWRVLRIQSEFVAGFDALHEMPKAVTVFGSARIKEDHPYYKAGVALGEKLVEADYAVVTGGGPGLMEAPNKGACEANGLSVGLGIELPHEQHLNPYVDLGLNFRYFFARKTMFLKYSQAFVCLPGGFGTLDELFEVLCMVQTGKVTNFPIVLIGTEFWAGLVEWIRSRLVEEGMIDVADVDRMLVTDDLDEAVKFIVDAHAGLDVARRHN, via the coding sequence ATGGCTCCTAAACAAACTCCTAGTCCAGAGAAAAACCGCAACCTGGTGGGCCCAGTTTTGCAACGTCGCCAAACTGAGGGCACCTTTGACCAGCGTCTTCTAGAAATGCGTGCTGACCATGATTGGAAGCATGCCGATCCATGGCGTGTGTTGCGCATTCAATCTGAGTTCGTGGCGGGGTTTGATGCACTTCATGAAATGCCAAAAGCAGTTACAGTTTTTGGCTCGGCTCGCATTAAAGAAGATCACCCTTATTACAAAGCTGGTGTAGCGCTTGGTGAGAAGCTGGTGGAAGCTGATTATGCTGTTGTCACCGGTGGTGGCCCAGGGCTGATGGAAGCTCCAAACAAAGGAGCATGCGAGGCCAATGGACTTTCGGTCGGGCTTGGAATTGAGTTGCCTCATGAGCAACACTTAAACCCCTATGTAGATCTGGGGCTTAACTTCCGGTATTTCTTCGCACGTAAGACGATGTTCTTAAAATACTCCCAGGCTTTTGTGTGTTTGCCTGGTGGCTTTGGCACCTTGGATGAGCTGTTCGAGGTGCTGTGCATGGTTCAAACAGGCAAGGTAACTAACTTTCCCATTGTGTTGATTGGCACGGAGTTTTGGGCGGGGTTAGTGGAGTGGATCCGCAGCCGCCTGGTTGAGGAAGGCATGATTGATGTAGCTGATGTAGATCGCATGTTGGTTACCGATGACCTTGATGAGGCCGTTAAATTTATTGTCGATGCGCACGCTGGATTGGATGTAGCGCGTCGCCATAATTAA
- the dapD gene encoding 2,3,4,5-tetrahydropyridine-2,6-dicarboxylate N-succinyltransferase, which produces MTTASATGIATLTSTGDVLDVWYPKIGTTNQDALKALEGVDEDRNVTRKIVTTTIDTEAAPADAYDAWLRLHLLSHRVFRPHTINLDGIFGLLNNVVWTNFGPCAVEGFALTRARLARRGQVTVYSVDKFPRMVDYVVPSGVRIGDADRVRLGAYLSEGTTVMHEGFVNFNAGTLGASMVEGRISAGVTVDDGTDVGGGASIMGTLSGGGQHVISLGKRCLLGANSGCGIPLGDDCIIEAGLYITAGTKVLIDGSLVKASSLAGSNGLVFRRDSVSGQVVAVPNSKVIELNSELHAN; this is translated from the coding sequence ATGACTACTGCTTCCGCAACCGGAATTGCAACACTGACCTCTACTGGCGACGTCCTGGACGTGTGGTACCCAAAAATCGGGACCACCAATCAGGATGCGCTTAAAGCTCTTGAAGGCGTTGACGAAGACCGAAACGTCACCCGCAAGATCGTGACAACAACGATCGACACCGAAGCTGCTCCTGCCGATGCTTATGATGCTTGGCTGCGCCTGCACCTTCTCTCCCACCGAGTTTTCCGCCCTCACACCATCAACCTTGACGGAATTTTTGGACTTTTGAACAACGTTGTGTGGACTAACTTCGGCCCATGCGCGGTCGAAGGTTTCGCGCTGACCCGCGCCCGCCTGGCACGCCGGGGCCAAGTGACGGTTTATAGCGTCGACAAGTTTCCACGCATGGTGGATTACGTGGTTCCCTCGGGTGTGCGCATCGGTGATGCAGACCGCGTCCGACTTGGAGCGTACTTGTCAGAAGGCACCACCGTTATGCACGAGGGTTTCGTGAACTTCAACGCTGGCACGCTGGGCGCTTCCATGGTCGAAGGCCGTATCTCCGCAGGTGTCACCGTCGATGATGGCACCGACGTCGGTGGCGGCGCATCCATCATGGGTACCCTATCCGGTGGCGGGCAGCATGTTATTTCACTAGGCAAGCGCTGCCTGCTCGGCGCCAACTCCGGCTGCGGCATTCCGCTGGGCGACGATTGTATCATCGAGGCCGGCCTCTACATCACTGCAGGCACGAAAGTGCTTATCGACGGCTCCCTCGTGAAAGCCTCCTCCCTCGCTGGCTCAAACGGTCTTGTTTTCAGGCGTGACTCAGTTAGTGGTCAAGTTGTAGCAGTGCCCAACTCCAAGGTGATTGAGCTTAACTCTGAGTTGCACGCCAACTAG